The following proteins come from a genomic window of Microbacterium sulfonylureivorans:
- a CDS encoding LysE/ArgO family amino acid transporter has translation MLPTLLAGLGLGFSLIIAIGAQNLFVLRQGLRREHVFVVAAICAASDAVLIALGVSGIGFVLQAVPWLVDVVRWAGAAFLVVYGLLAARRAWRPSDQALTVTDAASPGSAGATTPGAATTTRTRLLPVVLACLALTWLNPHVYLDTVFLLGTVASTHGDQRWIFAAGAMAASVIWFFGLAFGARYLGRWLSTPRAWRILDAVIAVVMIGLGVSLVLPH, from the coding sequence GTGCTCCCCACTCTCCTCGCCGGTCTCGGCCTCGGCTTCTCGCTGATCATCGCGATCGGCGCGCAGAACCTGTTCGTGCTGCGCCAGGGCTTGCGCAGGGAGCACGTCTTCGTGGTCGCGGCGATCTGCGCGGCATCCGATGCGGTCCTCATCGCCCTCGGCGTCTCGGGCATCGGATTCGTGCTGCAGGCCGTGCCGTGGCTCGTCGACGTCGTCCGCTGGGCCGGCGCCGCCTTCCTCGTCGTGTACGGGCTCCTCGCGGCGCGGCGCGCGTGGCGCCCGTCCGACCAGGCGCTCACGGTGACGGATGCCGCGTCCCCCGGCTCCGCCGGCGCCACGACGCCGGGGGCCGCCACCACGACCCGCACGCGCCTTCTGCCGGTGGTGCTGGCCTGCCTCGCGCTGACGTGGCTGAACCCTCACGTGTACCTCGACACGGTCTTCCTGCTGGGAACGGTCGCCAGCACCCACGGAGACCAGCGCTGGATCTTCGCCGCAGGCGCGATGGCGGCCAGCGTCATCTGGTTCTTCGGCCTGGCGTTCGGCGCGCGCTACCTCGGCCGGTGGCTCTCCACGCCCCGCGCCTGGCGGATCCTCGACGCCGTGATCGCCGTCGTGATGATCGGCCTCGGGGTCAGCCTGGTGCTCCCCCACTGA
- a CDS encoding iron chaperone, producing MGTVDDLLADLDPADREPIAHLYAIARQEVPDAEQGLGYGMPALVYRGKPLISVMRAKKHIGVYPFSPAAVSAVADALADHPGIGLDKGTIRFQPDQPLPDDVVRALVNARRVQIEG from the coding sequence ATGGGAACCGTCGACGACCTCCTCGCAGACCTCGACCCGGCCGACCGCGAGCCGATCGCGCACCTCTACGCGATCGCGCGCCAGGAGGTTCCCGACGCCGAGCAGGGACTGGGCTACGGGATGCCGGCGCTCGTGTACCGCGGGAAGCCGCTGATCTCGGTGATGCGCGCCAAGAAGCACATCGGCGTGTACCCCTTCAGCCCGGCCGCTGTGTCGGCGGTCGCAGACGCACTGGCGGACCACCCCGGGATCGGGCTCGACAAGGGCACCATCCGCTTCCAGCCCGATCAGCCGCTGCCGGACGACGTCGTGCGCGCGCTCGTGAACGCCCGCAGGGTGCAGATCGAGGGCTGA
- a CDS encoding acylphosphatase, producing MRRVHVVVRGDVQGVGYRYTMRMVAREAGVTGWVRNRRDGTVEAEVEGDDGQVDEVLAWMAEGPPGSRVAEATVTDAPPAGDRSFEVRPTG from the coding sequence ATGAGACGGGTCCACGTGGTCGTGCGCGGCGACGTGCAGGGCGTCGGCTACCGATACACGATGCGAATGGTCGCCCGTGAGGCGGGCGTGACCGGCTGGGTGCGCAACCGCCGCGACGGCACCGTCGAAGCCGAGGTCGAGGGCGACGACGGGCAGGTCGACGAGGTGCTCGCTTGGATGGCCGAGGGTCCGCCCGGTTCGCGGGTCGCCGAGGCGACGGTGACGGATGCCCCGCCCGCCGGCGACCGGTCCTTCGAGGTGCGCCCGACCGGGTAG
- a CDS encoding LysR family transcriptional regulator ArgP, whose product MRIPFELAETVAVVVDEGTLDAAARRLHITPSAVSQRIKALEEQLGRVVLVRSKPVRATEAGAAVIRLARQAALLEHDTLAELGADPDDRTRTSVPLAVNADSLATWFLQPLARLSQRHPVVFELHRDDQDFTAGLLEAGTVMGAVTSRATPVAGCRVSGLGAMRYEAVATPGFVERSLDGDLPTALETAPLVDFDRRDDLQNEWLASQGVDPSRPPRHYVPASSDFATSVRLGLGWALLPRFQSHEALARGELVLLGGPPIDVPLHWQQWNLRSPLLDAIADEIVAEGRRVLTPSPAS is encoded by the coding sequence ATGCGCATTCCGTTCGAACTCGCCGAGACCGTGGCCGTCGTCGTGGACGAAGGCACGCTGGATGCCGCAGCCCGCCGTCTGCACATCACTCCGTCCGCGGTCAGCCAGCGCATCAAGGCGCTCGAGGAGCAGCTCGGGCGGGTCGTGCTCGTGCGGTCCAAGCCGGTCCGGGCGACGGAGGCCGGCGCGGCGGTGATCCGGCTCGCACGCCAGGCCGCCCTGCTCGAGCACGACACGCTCGCCGAGCTGGGAGCCGATCCCGACGACCGGACCCGCACGTCGGTGCCGCTCGCGGTGAACGCCGACTCGCTCGCCACGTGGTTCCTTCAGCCCCTCGCACGGCTGTCGCAGCGGCATCCGGTCGTCTTCGAGCTCCACCGCGACGATCAGGACTTCACCGCCGGACTGCTCGAGGCGGGCACCGTGATGGGCGCGGTCACCTCGCGCGCGACGCCGGTGGCGGGATGCCGCGTCAGCGGCCTGGGAGCGATGAGGTACGAGGCCGTCGCGACTCCGGGCTTCGTCGAGCGATCGCTCGACGGCGACCTCCCGACCGCGCTCGAGACGGCGCCGCTCGTGGACTTCGACCGCAGGGACGACCTGCAGAACGAATGGCTGGCCTCGCAGGGGGTCGATCCCTCGCGGCCGCCCCGGCACTACGTCCCCGCGTCGAGCGACTTCGCGACGTCGGTGCGGCTCGGCCTCGGGTGGGCGCTGCTGCCGCGGTTCCAGTCGCACGAGGCCCTCGCACGCGGCGAGCTGGTGCTGCTGGGCGGCCCGCCGATCGACGTGCCGCTGCACTGGCAGCAGTGG